From Doryrhamphus excisus isolate RoL2022-K1 chromosome 22, RoL_Dexc_1.0, whole genome shotgun sequence, one genomic window encodes:
- the csdc2a gene encoding cold shock domain-containing protein C2a — MSDADPSVPTDPPLPLTSPRTPLQTSFPFLREGSRVWERDRERRPPQPGGDLPSPLPTKRTRTYSATVRAKSGPVFKGVCKNFSRSQGHGFIRPAHGGEDIFVHISDIEGEYVPMEGDQVTYKVCPIPPKNQKIQAVEVVITHLNPRTKHETWSGQIISS, encoded by the exons ATGTCCGACGCTGATCCCTCGGTGCCGACTGACCCGCCGTTGCCTCTCACTTCTCCTCGCACGCCGCTGCAAACGTCCTTCCCCTTCCTGAGGGAGGGCAGCCGGGTTTGGGAGAGGGACCGGGAGAGGAGGCCTCCTCAACCCGGAGGAGATCTCCCCAGCCCGCTGCCCACCAAACGCACCCGCACGTATTCAGC GACAGTACGAGCCAAATCAGGTCCCGTGTTTAAAGGCGTGTGCAAGAACTTCTCCCGCTCTCAAGGTCATGGATTCATACGACCGGCACACGGAGGAGAAGACATCTTTGTCCACATCTCGGA CATCGAGGGCGAGTATGTGCCCATGGAAGGAGACCAAGTGACGTACAAGGTGTGCCCCATCCCACCCAAGAACCAGAAGATCCAAGCGGTGGAGGTGGTGATCACGCACCTGAATCCACGGACCAAGCACGAGACTTGGTCGGGTCAGATCATAAGCTCCTAG
- the zc3h7bb gene encoding zinc finger CCCH domain-containing protein 7B isoform X1, with protein sequence MESDRLRRREEIQKAMSFIQSSLPYPQPENYEAFLTQLVCNLLDEGNACFREGDSRQASQQYGEGISVARYAQAEALVIPHELLESLYVNRAAAFYQLREFERGIQDCESALFVSEGSRRALYRKALCLRDLGRFREAYECGTKCLLTAPNDRQVNDLAQDLANKLGLKGRKAYVSPQTESTTTEGESLGETTPPTGELSSNGLESLGDMGPADLSSAQCIPAPLATPIPVSDDPATSVMTPCTDLSESPSSQSLPPMPYSVPVSEHMDECSSVIKDELDSLLECIPKKVSESPVQGAIPTNLPNTAVGLRPPYSPNLPAPSAQLAPTFFGTSISEIPPLEAYSPLAQRDQGSTQVQDALGGGFSTGALDGEGKAGVVAGGIDSLSEYTLPGGRVCHSFIPGMRNHSSTQANGPAGTNLSMLSRNPLTSTHEFRQACHACYSRIGPRVMDYKYQPEAAHRCKRDVLLCRLKNTDDPTWKRIRPRPARNNFLGAFVLCKEVQERQECQYGENCTFAYCQEEIDVWTQERKGALSRELLFDPLGSTERRALSVTRLLQLHMGMFMFLCEECFDSKPRIISKRSKENLSVCSNLTARHPFDDNKCLVHVVRSANVRYSKVRPLHPLCQFDVCRHEVRYGCQREDSCSFAHSVIELKCWVLQQDTGITHEEMVQESKRHWQRLEQNAQKQQRPIHIPHPSSSLPVGGVGGMGGGGVGAGDGIGGVPSMGGLGMGALGGGAGRGRPLNLKMKFVCGQCWREGQVNEPDKNLKYCTAKARHSWTKERRVLLVKSFEKKKWVVVRPLPFSRTYPQQYDMCVHVMKQKKCHYIGNCSFAHSLEERDVWTYMKNNSLRDMQQMYELWLQLTNQSRRTDSSAVTPPPEDKQVTITADYSESMGGRRMSDGDDL encoded by the exons ATGGAGTCTGATCGATTGAGGCGAAGAGAGGAAATCCAAAAAGCAATGAGTTTTATCCA GTCCTCATTGCCTTACCCACAGCCAGAAAATTATGAG GCCTTTCTGACTCAATTGGTGTGTAACCTGCTGGACGAGGGCAATGCTTGCTTTCGAGAAGGAGACTCTCGTCAGGCAAGCCAGCAGTACGGCgaagggatcagtgttgcccgCTACGCCCAGGCTGAGGCCCTTGTCATCCCTCATGAACTGCTGGAGAGCCTCTATGTGAACAGGGCTGCTGCCTTCTACCAATTG AGAGAGTTCGAGCGGGGCATTCAGGACTGCGAAAGTGCACTTTTTGTGTCTGAAGGCAGTCGCAGGGCTTTGTACCGCAAAGCGCTTTGCCTGAGAGACCTGGGACGATTCCGTGAGGCTTACGAGTGTGGCACAAAGTGTCTTCTCACCGCACCAAAT gaCAGACAGGTGAATGATCTGGCTCAGGATCTGGCCAATAAACTGGGACTGAAGGGCCGTAAAGCCTACGTCAGCCCCCAGACGGAGTCTACAACCACAGAAGGAGAGAGTCTTGGCGAGACAACACCACCTACTGGAGAG ttgtcCTCCAATGGGCTGGAGTCTTTAGGCGACATGGGACCAG CAGACCTGTCGAGCGCACAGTGCATCCCTGCACCTTTGGCCACGCCCATTCCAGTCAGCGACGATCCCGCAACCTCCGTCATGACCCCGTGCACTGACCTGTCGGAGAGCCCCAGCAGCCAGTCCCTGCCGCCCATGCCGTACTCGGTTCCTGTTTCAGAACACATGGACGAATGCAGCAGCGTAATCAAGGACGAGCTCGACAGTCTCCTGGAATGCATCCCCAAGAAAGTCAGCGAG AGTCCAGTCCAAGGTGCTATCCCCACCAACCTTCCAAACACTGCTGTGGGTCTGCGGCCTCCTTACTCCCCCAACCTCCCGGCTCCATCGGCCCAGCTTGCCCCCACCTTCTTCGGCACCTCCATCAGTGAAATCCCCCCGCTGGAGGCTTACTCGCCGCTGGCCCAGCGAGACCAAGGCTCCACCCAGGTGCAGGACGCTCTGGGAGGAGGCTTCTCAACCGGAGCCCTGGATGGCGAAGGAAAAGCCGGCGTCGTCGCCGGCGGTATTGACTCTTTATCAGAGTACACTCTCCCAG GGGGCCGAGTGTGTCACAGCTTCATCCCTGGTATGCGCAACCACAGCTCTACACAAGCA AATGGTCCAGCAGGAACAAACCTCTCTATGTTGTCCAGGAATCCTTTGACTAGCACACACGAGTTCCGCCAGGCCTGCCATGCGTGTTATAGCCGAATAG GTCCACGAGTTATGGACTACAAATATCAACCGGAGGCAGCACATCGATGCAAGAGGGACGTCCTGCTGTGTCGCTTGAAAAACACAGACGACCCCACCTGGAAGAGGATTCGGCCTCGGCCTGCACGGAACAACTTTTTAGGAGCCTTTGTACTCTGTAAAG AGGTGCAGGAGCGCCAGGAGTGCCAGTACGGCGAGAACTGCACCTTTGCATACTGCCAGGAGGAAATCGATGTTTGGACACAGGAGAGGAAGGGCGCGCTGAGCCGCGAGCTGCTCTTTGACCCCCTGGGTAGCACAGAAAGACGCGCGCTCAGCGTCACCAGACTGCTGCAGCTCCACATGGGCATGTTCATGTTCCTCTGTGAG GAATGTTTTGATAGTAAGCCCCGCATCATCAGCAAGCgcagcaaagaaaacctgtcaGTCTGTTCAAACCTCACAGCTCGACACCCGTTTGACGATAACAA GTGCCTGGTGCATGTGGTGAGGTCGGCCAACGTGCGTTACAGCAAGGTGCGCCCCCTGCACCCGCTTTGCCAGTTTGATGTGTGCCGCCACGAGGTTCGCTACGGCTGCCAGCGCGAGGACAGCTGCTCCTTTGCACACTCCGTCATAGAGCTCAAATGTTGGGTGCTGCAGCAGGACACGG GCATAACCCATGAAGAGATGGTTCAGGAGTCCAAAAGACACTGGCAAAGACTGGAGCAGAATGCCCAGAAGCAGCAGAGG CCCATCCATATTCCCCACCCGAGCAGCAGCCTACCGGTCGGAGGCGTCGGGGGAATGGGAGGTGGCGGCGTAGGGGCGGGAGACGGCATCGGCGGCGTCCCCTCCATGGGAGGCCTGGGCATGGGCGCCTTGGGAGGTGGCGCAGGCCGGGGCCGTCCCCTCAACCTGAAAATGAAGTTCGTGTGCGGCCAGTGTTGGAGGGAGGGGCAGGTGAACGAGCCTGACAAGAACCTGAAGTACTGCACTGCCAAGGCGCGACACAG CTGGACTAAGGAGCGGCGAGTCTTGCTGGTGAAATCCTTTGAGAAGAAGAAGTGGGTTGTCGTTCGTCCTCTCCCGTTCTCCCGCACCTATCCGCAGCAATACGAC ATGTGCGTGCATGTGATGAAGCAGAAGAAGTGCCACTACATTGGCAACTGCTCCTTTGCCCACAGCCTGGAGGAGAGGGACGTCTGGACGTACATGAAGAACAACAGTT TGAGAGACATGCAACAAATGTACGAGCTGTGGCTGCAGCTCACCAATCAAAGCAGACGCACAGACAGTTCTGCGGTGACCCCGCCTCCTGAGGACAAACAGGTCACCATCACAGCCGACTACAGCGAGAGCATG GGAGGCCGGCGGATGTCAGACGGGGATGACCTCTGA
- the aco2 gene encoding aconitate hydratase, mitochondrial produces MATYCLTVARLQLALGHGARRLHVAAAYRAKAQVSMSRFEPSSFINYEQLHSNVDIVRKRLNRPLTLSEKIVYGHLDDPHNQEIDRGRTYLRLRPDRVAMQDATAQMAMLQFISSGLPQVAVPSTIHCDHLIEAQIGGDKDLARAKEVNHEVYNFLSSAGAKYGVGFWKPGSGIIHQIILENYAYPGVMLIGTDSHTPNGGGLGAICIGVGGADAVDVMAGIPWELKCPKVIGVRLTGSLSGWASPKDVILKVAGILTVKGGTGAIVEYHGPGVDSISCTGMATICNMGAEIGATTSVFPYNHRMRTYLEKTGRGQIAALADEYADLLVPDEGCKYDQVIELNLDELKPHINGPFTPDLAHPVSDVGSVAEKNGWPLEVKVGLIGSCTNSSYEDMGRAASVAKQALDKGLKCKAQFTVTPGSEQIRATIERDGYSKILGDVGGVVLANACGPCIGQWDRRDVKKGEKNTIVTSFNRNFTARNDANPATHAFVTSPEIVTALAIAGTLNFNPETDYLTASNGEKFKLEPPNGDELPARDFDPGQDTYQHPPTDGTNLRVDVSPQSNRLQLLEPFDQWSGKDLEDLRVLIKVKGKCTTDHISAAGPWLKFRGHLDNISNNMLIGAVNSENDAINKVKNHLTGDYGGVPDVARHYKANSVSWVVVGDDNYGEGSSREHAALEPRHLGGRAIIVKSFARIHETNLKKQGLLPLTFSNPSDYDKICPDDKISIKGLQTFTPGKPLSAVVKHSDGSEDVLELNHSFNETQIEWFRAGSALNRMKALQH; encoded by the exons ATGGCGACCTACTGTCTCACTGTCGCGCGGCTTCAG CTTGCTCTGGGCCATGGCGCACGGCGTCTGCACGTCGCGGCTGCTTACAGAGCCAAGGCCCAGGTGTCCATGAGTCGCTTTGAGCCCAGCTCCTTCATCAACTATGAGCAACTCCATTCCAATGTTGACATCGTGCGAAAAAG GCTTAATCGACCCCTCACCCTGTCGGAAAAGATAGTCTACGGTCACCTCGATGACCCCCACAATCAGGAGATAGATCGTGGACGCACCTACCTCCGCCTGCGTCCTGACCGCGTGGCCATGCAGGATGCCACAGCCCAGATGGCCATGCTCCAGTTCATCAGCAGCGGCCTACCACAGGTGGCTGTTCCCTCCACCATCCACTGCGATCACTTGATCGAGGCTCAGATCGGCGGGGACAAGGATCTCGCCAGAGCGAAG GAAGTCAACCATGAAGTATACAACTTCCTGTCAAGTGCTGGTGCAAAATATGGTGTTGGCTTCTGGAAACCCGGTTCTGGTATCATCCATCAG ATCATCCTCGAGAACTACGCCTATCCAGGTGTGATGCTGATCGGCACAGACTCCCACACACCAAACGGCGGCGGGCTTGGTGCCATCTGCATCGGAGTGGGAGGCGCAGATGCTGTGGATGTCATGGCGGGGATCCCCTGGGAACTCAAATGTCCCAAG GTGATAGGAGTGAGGCTGACCGGTTCCCTCTCAGGTTGGGCGTCACCAAAAGATGTCATCTTGAAGGTGGCTGGCATTCTGACGGTGAAGGGTGGTACCGGAGCGATCGTAGAGTACCACGGACCGGGGGTCGACTCCATCTCCTGCACGG GGATGGCCACCATTTGCAACATGGGAGCAGAGATTGGTGCGACAACTTCAGTGTTCCCCTACAACCACCGCATGAGGACCTACCTCGAGAAGACCGGGCGTGGAC AAATCGCCGCCCTGGCTGACGAGTACGCTGACTTGCTGGTGCCAGATGAAGGCTGCAAGTATGACCAGGTCATTGAACTCAACCTGGATGAG CTAAAGCCACACATCAACGGCCCGTTCACCCCCGACCTGGCTCACCCGGTTTCTGACGTAGGTTCTGTGGCTGAGAAGAACGGCTGGCCACTGGAGGTGAAAGTTG GTCTGATTGGCAGCTGCACCAACTCCAGTTATGAGGACATGGGCCGTGCTGCCTCGGTGGCAAAGCAGGCGTTGGATAAAGGCCTGAAGTGCAAAGCTCAGTTCACAGTCACCCCCGGCTCGGAGCAGATCCGTGCCACCATTGAGAGAGACGGTTAC TCCAAGATCCTTGGTGATGTTGGCGGTGTAGTCCTGGCCAACGCATGTGGACCTTGCATCGGACAGTGGGACAG acgTGATGTGAAAAAAGGCGAGAAGAACACCATCGTCACCTCCTTCAACAGAAACTTTACGGCCAGGAATGATGCGAACCCCGCAACGCACGCATTTGTTACATCTCCTGAG ATTGTCACTGCCTTGGCTATCGCCGGAACGCTGAACTTCAACCCCGAGACGGACTACCTTACCGCCTCCAACGGTGAGAAATTCAAGCTGGAGCCTCCGAACGGAGACGAGCTCCCGGCCAGAGACTTTGACCCGGGCCAGGACACCTACCAGCACCCGCCCACGGATGGCACCAACCTCCGGGTGGATGTCAGCCCTCAGAGCAACCGCCTCCAGCTGCTGGAGCCCTTTGACCAGTGGAGCGGCAAAGACCTGGAGGACCTGAGGGTTCTCATTAAG GTGAAGGGCAAGTGCACCACCGACCACATCAGCGCTGCCGGCCCTTGGCTCAAATTCCGCGGCCACTTGGACAACATCTCCAACAACATGCTGATCGGTGCAGTCAACAGTGAAAACGATGCCATCAACAAGGTGAAGAACCACCTGACAGGAGACTACGGAGGAGTACCCGATGTGGCTCGTCACTACAAG GCTAACAGCGTGTCGTGGGTTGTGGTTGGAGACGACAACTACGGCGAGGGCTCCAGCAGAGAGCACGCTGCGCTTGAGCCCAGACATCTTGGAGGACGAGCCATCATTGTGAAGAGCTTTGCCAGAATCCACG AAACAAATCTTAAGAAGCAAGGCCTGCTGCCTTTGACCTTCAGCAACCCATCAGACTACGATAAGATCTGCCCCGATGACAAGATCTCCATTAAAGGACTCCAGACATTCACTCCAGGAAAG CCTTTGAGTGCCGTCGTGAAGCACAGCGATGGCAGCGAAGACGTCCTGGAACTCAACCACAGCTTCAACGAAACACAGATCGAATGGTTCAGGGCCGGTTCGGCTCTCAACAGGATGAAGGCTCTTCAGCACTGA
- the tefa gene encoding TEF transcription factor, PAR bZIP family member a isoform X1 has protein sequence MPGEAVVVTLEKDTGSPTSFPVVLKKIMEMPPPNILDGDEDTDKEKLCLDGDADLGGGVSGMGPSAALTPAIWDKTIPYDGENFHLEYMDLEEFLMENGIQNSAEEDEEVVKTGKVKVKPAGMSLLPIQELDKCDEEVVIIANCETDITCDVTADEEAESATPEPISPDEIEVEVNYEPDPTDLVLSSVPGGELFNPRKHKFSEEELKPQPMIKKAKKVFVPEEQKDEKYWQRRKKNNVAAKRSRDARRLKENQITVRAAFLERENSALRTEVADLRQECGHFKKMVDQYESKFGKL, from the exons ATGCCCGGAGAAGCGGTCGTCGTCACACTGGAAAAGGACACTGGGTCCCCCACGTCTTTCCCGGTTGTTCTgaagaaaataatggaaatgccTCCGCCGAATATACTGGACGGCGATGAGG ACACTGACAAGGAGAAGCTGTGTTTGGATGGTGATGCCGACCTGGGCGGAGGAGTCAGCGGGATGGGCCCGTCAGCTGCCCTCACCCCCGCTATCTGGGACAAGACCATCCCCTATGACGGCGAGAACTTCCACTTGGAGTACATGGACCTCGAGGAGTTCCTCATGGAGAACGGCATTCAGAACTCAGcggaagaagatgaggaggtCGTCAAGACGGGGAAGGTGAAGGTTAAGCCCGCCGGCATGTCTCTGCTGCCCATTCAGGAGCTGGACAAGTGTGATGAAGAGGTGGTGATCATCGCTAACTGCGAGACGGACATCACGTGTGATGTTACGGCAG ATGAAGAAGCAGAGAGCGCAACCCCAGAGCCCATCAGCCCTGACGAAATAGAGGTGGAAGTCAACTACGAGCCAGACCCCACGGACCTGGTCTTGTCAAGTGTGCCGGGCGGCGAGCTCTTCAACCCCCGCAAACACAAGTTCAGCGAAGAAGAGCTCAAGCCTCAGCCTATGATCAAGAAAGCGAAGAAGGTGTTTGTTCCCGAGGAGCAGAAG GACGAGAAGTACTGGCAGAGGCGAAAGAAAAACAACGTAGCAGCCAAGCGCTCACGCGATGCCCGCAGGCTAAAGGAGAACCAGATCACGGTGCGAGCGGCGTTCCTGGAGCGGGAGAACTCGGCGCTGAGGACAGAGGTGGCGGACCTGCGCCAGGAGTGCGGCCACTTCAAGAAGATGGTGGATCAATACGAATCCAAATTTGGAAAATTGTAA
- the phf5a gene encoding PHD finger-like domain-containing protein 5A: MAKHHPDLIFCRKQAGVAIGRLCEKCDGKCVICDSYVRPCTLVRICDECNYGSYQGRCVICGGPGVSDAYYCKECTIQEKDRDGCPKIVNLGSSKTDLFYERKKYGFKKR; encoded by the exons ATGGCAAAGCATCACCCAGATTTGATCTTTTGTAGAAAACAAGCCGGCGTTG CCATAGGAAGACTTTGCGAGAAAT GTGATGGGAAGTGTGTCATCTGTGATTCCTATGTGAGGCCGTGTACACTGGTACGCATCTGTGACGAGTGCAACTACGGCTCCTACCAGGGACGCTGCGTCATCTGCGGAGGGCCCGGCGTGTCTGATGCCTACTACTGTAAAGAGTGTACAATTCAGGAGAAAGAT cgAGATGGCTGTCCTAAAATTGTGAATTTGGGCAGCTCTAAAACGGATCTGTTTTATGAAAGGAAGAAGTACGGCTTCAAGAAGAGGTGA
- the zc3h7bb gene encoding zinc finger CCCH domain-containing protein 7B isoform X2 yields MESDRLRRREEIQKAMSFIQSSLPYPQPENYEAFLTQLVCNLLDEGNACFREGDSRQASQQYGEGISVARYAQAEALVIPHELLESLYVNRAAAFYQLREFERGIQDCESALFVSEGSRRALYRKALCLRDLGRFREAYECGTKCLLTAPNDRQVNDLAQDLANKLGLKGRKAYVSPQTESTTTEGESLGETTPPTGELSSNGLESLGDMGPDLSSAQCIPAPLATPIPVSDDPATSVMTPCTDLSESPSSQSLPPMPYSVPVSEHMDECSSVIKDELDSLLECIPKKVSESPVQGAIPTNLPNTAVGLRPPYSPNLPAPSAQLAPTFFGTSISEIPPLEAYSPLAQRDQGSTQVQDALGGGFSTGALDGEGKAGVVAGGIDSLSEYTLPGGRVCHSFIPGMRNHSSTQANGPAGTNLSMLSRNPLTSTHEFRQACHACYSRIGPRVMDYKYQPEAAHRCKRDVLLCRLKNTDDPTWKRIRPRPARNNFLGAFVLCKEVQERQECQYGENCTFAYCQEEIDVWTQERKGALSRELLFDPLGSTERRALSVTRLLQLHMGMFMFLCEECFDSKPRIISKRSKENLSVCSNLTARHPFDDNKCLVHVVRSANVRYSKVRPLHPLCQFDVCRHEVRYGCQREDSCSFAHSVIELKCWVLQQDTGITHEEMVQESKRHWQRLEQNAQKQQRPIHIPHPSSSLPVGGVGGMGGGGVGAGDGIGGVPSMGGLGMGALGGGAGRGRPLNLKMKFVCGQCWREGQVNEPDKNLKYCTAKARHSWTKERRVLLVKSFEKKKWVVVRPLPFSRTYPQQYDMCVHVMKQKKCHYIGNCSFAHSLEERDVWTYMKNNSLRDMQQMYELWLQLTNQSRRTDSSAVTPPPEDKQVTITADYSESMGGRRMSDGDDL; encoded by the exons ATGGAGTCTGATCGATTGAGGCGAAGAGAGGAAATCCAAAAAGCAATGAGTTTTATCCA GTCCTCATTGCCTTACCCACAGCCAGAAAATTATGAG GCCTTTCTGACTCAATTGGTGTGTAACCTGCTGGACGAGGGCAATGCTTGCTTTCGAGAAGGAGACTCTCGTCAGGCAAGCCAGCAGTACGGCgaagggatcagtgttgcccgCTACGCCCAGGCTGAGGCCCTTGTCATCCCTCATGAACTGCTGGAGAGCCTCTATGTGAACAGGGCTGCTGCCTTCTACCAATTG AGAGAGTTCGAGCGGGGCATTCAGGACTGCGAAAGTGCACTTTTTGTGTCTGAAGGCAGTCGCAGGGCTTTGTACCGCAAAGCGCTTTGCCTGAGAGACCTGGGACGATTCCGTGAGGCTTACGAGTGTGGCACAAAGTGTCTTCTCACCGCACCAAAT gaCAGACAGGTGAATGATCTGGCTCAGGATCTGGCCAATAAACTGGGACTGAAGGGCCGTAAAGCCTACGTCAGCCCCCAGACGGAGTCTACAACCACAGAAGGAGAGAGTCTTGGCGAGACAACACCACCTACTGGAGAG ttgtcCTCCAATGGGCTGGAGTCTTTAGGCGACATGGGACCAG ACCTGTCGAGCGCACAGTGCATCCCTGCACCTTTGGCCACGCCCATTCCAGTCAGCGACGATCCCGCAACCTCCGTCATGACCCCGTGCACTGACCTGTCGGAGAGCCCCAGCAGCCAGTCCCTGCCGCCCATGCCGTACTCGGTTCCTGTTTCAGAACACATGGACGAATGCAGCAGCGTAATCAAGGACGAGCTCGACAGTCTCCTGGAATGCATCCCCAAGAAAGTCAGCGAG AGTCCAGTCCAAGGTGCTATCCCCACCAACCTTCCAAACACTGCTGTGGGTCTGCGGCCTCCTTACTCCCCCAACCTCCCGGCTCCATCGGCCCAGCTTGCCCCCACCTTCTTCGGCACCTCCATCAGTGAAATCCCCCCGCTGGAGGCTTACTCGCCGCTGGCCCAGCGAGACCAAGGCTCCACCCAGGTGCAGGACGCTCTGGGAGGAGGCTTCTCAACCGGAGCCCTGGATGGCGAAGGAAAAGCCGGCGTCGTCGCCGGCGGTATTGACTCTTTATCAGAGTACACTCTCCCAG GGGGCCGAGTGTGTCACAGCTTCATCCCTGGTATGCGCAACCACAGCTCTACACAAGCA AATGGTCCAGCAGGAACAAACCTCTCTATGTTGTCCAGGAATCCTTTGACTAGCACACACGAGTTCCGCCAGGCCTGCCATGCGTGTTATAGCCGAATAG GTCCACGAGTTATGGACTACAAATATCAACCGGAGGCAGCACATCGATGCAAGAGGGACGTCCTGCTGTGTCGCTTGAAAAACACAGACGACCCCACCTGGAAGAGGATTCGGCCTCGGCCTGCACGGAACAACTTTTTAGGAGCCTTTGTACTCTGTAAAG AGGTGCAGGAGCGCCAGGAGTGCCAGTACGGCGAGAACTGCACCTTTGCATACTGCCAGGAGGAAATCGATGTTTGGACACAGGAGAGGAAGGGCGCGCTGAGCCGCGAGCTGCTCTTTGACCCCCTGGGTAGCACAGAAAGACGCGCGCTCAGCGTCACCAGACTGCTGCAGCTCCACATGGGCATGTTCATGTTCCTCTGTGAG GAATGTTTTGATAGTAAGCCCCGCATCATCAGCAAGCgcagcaaagaaaacctgtcaGTCTGTTCAAACCTCACAGCTCGACACCCGTTTGACGATAACAA GTGCCTGGTGCATGTGGTGAGGTCGGCCAACGTGCGTTACAGCAAGGTGCGCCCCCTGCACCCGCTTTGCCAGTTTGATGTGTGCCGCCACGAGGTTCGCTACGGCTGCCAGCGCGAGGACAGCTGCTCCTTTGCACACTCCGTCATAGAGCTCAAATGTTGGGTGCTGCAGCAGGACACGG GCATAACCCATGAAGAGATGGTTCAGGAGTCCAAAAGACACTGGCAAAGACTGGAGCAGAATGCCCAGAAGCAGCAGAGG CCCATCCATATTCCCCACCCGAGCAGCAGCCTACCGGTCGGAGGCGTCGGGGGAATGGGAGGTGGCGGCGTAGGGGCGGGAGACGGCATCGGCGGCGTCCCCTCCATGGGAGGCCTGGGCATGGGCGCCTTGGGAGGTGGCGCAGGCCGGGGCCGTCCCCTCAACCTGAAAATGAAGTTCGTGTGCGGCCAGTGTTGGAGGGAGGGGCAGGTGAACGAGCCTGACAAGAACCTGAAGTACTGCACTGCCAAGGCGCGACACAG CTGGACTAAGGAGCGGCGAGTCTTGCTGGTGAAATCCTTTGAGAAGAAGAAGTGGGTTGTCGTTCGTCCTCTCCCGTTCTCCCGCACCTATCCGCAGCAATACGAC ATGTGCGTGCATGTGATGAAGCAGAAGAAGTGCCACTACATTGGCAACTGCTCCTTTGCCCACAGCCTGGAGGAGAGGGACGTCTGGACGTACATGAAGAACAACAGTT TGAGAGACATGCAACAAATGTACGAGCTGTGGCTGCAGCTCACCAATCAAAGCAGACGCACAGACAGTTCTGCGGTGACCCCGCCTCCTGAGGACAAACAGGTCACCATCACAGCCGACTACAGCGAGAGCATG GGAGGCCGGCGGATGTCAGACGGGGATGACCTCTGA
- the tefa gene encoding TEF transcription factor, PAR bZIP family member a isoform X2, translated as MTAEIPEIFRAFLETPFTLPNFDTYDTDKEKLCLDGDADLGGGVSGMGPSAALTPAIWDKTIPYDGENFHLEYMDLEEFLMENGIQNSAEEDEEVVKTGKVKVKPAGMSLLPIQELDKCDEEVVIIANCETDITCDVTADEEAESATPEPISPDEIEVEVNYEPDPTDLVLSSVPGGELFNPRKHKFSEEELKPQPMIKKAKKVFVPEEQKDEKYWQRRKKNNVAAKRSRDARRLKENQITVRAAFLERENSALRTEVADLRQECGHFKKMVDQYESKFGKL; from the exons ATGACTGCAGAAATTCCAGAGATATTCAGGGCTTTTTTGGAGACTCCATTTACGCTGCCGAACTTTGACACATATG ACACTGACAAGGAGAAGCTGTGTTTGGATGGTGATGCCGACCTGGGCGGAGGAGTCAGCGGGATGGGCCCGTCAGCTGCCCTCACCCCCGCTATCTGGGACAAGACCATCCCCTATGACGGCGAGAACTTCCACTTGGAGTACATGGACCTCGAGGAGTTCCTCATGGAGAACGGCATTCAGAACTCAGcggaagaagatgaggaggtCGTCAAGACGGGGAAGGTGAAGGTTAAGCCCGCCGGCATGTCTCTGCTGCCCATTCAGGAGCTGGACAAGTGTGATGAAGAGGTGGTGATCATCGCTAACTGCGAGACGGACATCACGTGTGATGTTACGGCAG ATGAAGAAGCAGAGAGCGCAACCCCAGAGCCCATCAGCCCTGACGAAATAGAGGTGGAAGTCAACTACGAGCCAGACCCCACGGACCTGGTCTTGTCAAGTGTGCCGGGCGGCGAGCTCTTCAACCCCCGCAAACACAAGTTCAGCGAAGAAGAGCTCAAGCCTCAGCCTATGATCAAGAAAGCGAAGAAGGTGTTTGTTCCCGAGGAGCAGAAG GACGAGAAGTACTGGCAGAGGCGAAAGAAAAACAACGTAGCAGCCAAGCGCTCACGCGATGCCCGCAGGCTAAAGGAGAACCAGATCACGGTGCGAGCGGCGTTCCTGGAGCGGGAGAACTCGGCGCTGAGGACAGAGGTGGCGGACCTGCGCCAGGAGTGCGGCCACTTCAAGAAGATGGTGGATCAATACGAATCCAAATTTGGAAAATTGTAA